One Triticum dicoccoides isolate Atlit2015 ecotype Zavitan chromosome 4B, WEW_v2.0, whole genome shotgun sequence genomic window carries:
- the LOC119294198 gene encoding uncharacterized protein LOC119294198 — translation MALRNLVTKVRAPLSAALRPPAVRSWPFSAAPRQGEQHGKRILDFESATEEEVIREARLLDKQIDKNLSHIREYDENVMPRVLQGIYGKVKWFFGAGAVVELVRLGISARQASVGHSE, via the exons ATGGCGCTGCGTAACCTGGTCACCAAGGTGCGGGCCCCGCTCTCCGCCGCTCTCCGGCCGCCGGCGGTCCGCTCTTGGCCCTTCTCCGCAGCCCCCCGTCAG GGTGAACAGCATGGGAAAAGAATTTTAGATTTTGAGTCAGCCACTGAAGAGGAGGTCATTCGGGAGGCAAGATTGCTAGATAAACAGATTGACAAAAATTTGTCACATATCAG GGAGTACGACGAGAATGTCATGCCAAGAGTTTTGCAGGGTATATATGGAAAAGTGAAGTGGTTCTTTGGTGCTGGCGCCGTTGTCGAGCTCGTACGTCTGGGGATTTCGGCACGTCAGGCTAGTGTTGGACATTCGGAGTGA